From the genome of Aspergillus chevalieri M1 DNA, chromosome 8, nearly complete sequence, one region includes:
- a CDS encoding uncharacterized protein (COG:S;~EggNog:ENOG410PVVP), giving the protein MPTKVLRVYRYDPRTSTSKQKQIIELSADEVKTLKTLSDVREILKDNNVFDSKDFKSPFCEKDGSDVGNDMKVDLYLALMGINPADTTKIDVYFKTKKIFTKLDESTREFIKEKLDSNPPEVIKRKPELLTSSCDPSYWKAVQGKLNHAADLTEREWSVITRANCLLSGHHVVTDLDNTPRKIERSVYNAFTLRPREFESYEISSANPEQDSKHHDGEKYKFRIPRFRVDDDSSITVVETKTAFEKSLADSCFSEGSFQVAAAAGIGPVSAGIQIGGGGKSGNTGEGTKEKEEKLVVNYNARFPRVTLHWDPVCLDVTDECLKDIRNVRNRDTLREFNNKNGVLFARRVQLGGRLSCSKAKSADSKSSSKDEASKFKAAAAASISAAFYQASVKSSYETQEKRLRSQKSRISRILLLGKLREVIHFCATTLPDGAPPSVNQDEAVSLYQFLACFPRVGPEIIERFELSAEDEFTAEKEKEHDRRQADRRKKEEERLKKGPRQVFSLFEPGSGRYIHVENDSNDLSKHIADEYDSKQYPDIKGLVDTVEKPRATIKCISTESNKSTEFMASKPYDKYEKQALKFGQSFEVQSRGHTHLEWLNATPTTPELENEAKIHRWIWLFEVPGGSFCLWDANNPDNTGYIKDGASVYVGLDNYTIDEITSPGFLTLKEWVPAQRGRYWFEPIKFIYKTQNIVES; this is encoded by the exons ATGCCGACTAAAGTTCTCAGGGTGTATCGATATGACCCCAGAACCTCAACGTCAAAACAGAAACAGATCATTGAATTGAGCGCGGATGAAGTAAAAACATTGAAGACACTAAGTGATGTCCGAGAAATTCTCAAAGACAATAATGTGTTCGATTCCAAGGA CTTCAAGAGCCCATTCTGCGAAAAGGATGGCTCCGATGTCGGTAACGACATGAAAGTGGACTTATACTTGGCCCTCATGGGCATCAATCCGGCCGACACTACTAAGATAGACGTTTATTTCAAGACCAAGAAGATCTTCACCAAACTCGATGAGTCTACTCGGGAGTTTATCAAGGAAAAGCTGGATAGC AATCCACCGGAAGTGATCAAGAGAAAGCCCGAACTTTTGACTTCGTCTTGTGATCCGAGTTACTGGAAAGCAGTCCAGGGAAAGCTTAA TCATGCCGCTGATCTGACTGAGAgagagtggagtgtcatcaCAAGGGCAAACTGTCTCTTGAGTGGACATCACGTGGTTACAGATTTGGATAACACCCCCCGAAAGATTGAACGAAGCGTATACAATG CATTCACATTGCGCCCTCGCGAGTTCGAAagctacgagatttcctctGCCAATCCAGAGCAAGACAGTAAGCATCACGATGGCGAAAAA TACAAATTTCGTATTCCTCGCTTTAGAGTGGATGATGACTCCTCCATTACGGTAGTCGAGACAAAAACTGCATTCGAGAAGTCACTTGCCGATAGCTGCTTCTCCGAAGGCTCTTTTCAGGTTGCAGC AGCAGCTGGTATTGGTCCAGTCTCAGCAGGCATCCAAATCGGTGGTGGAGGCAAATCTGGTAACACCGGCGAAGGCACtaaggagaaagaagaaaagttGGTGGTCAACTACAATGCACGT TTTCCTCGCGTCACGCTTCATTGGGATCCCGTGTGTCTCGATGTCACTGATGAATGTCTAAAGGATATCAGAAACGTCAGAAACCGCGACACACTAAGGGAATTCAACAACAAAAACGGGGTCCTTTTTGCTCGCCGAGTCCAACTGGGAGGCCGGCTCTCCTGTTCAAAAGCCAAATCCGCAGACAGCAAGAGTAGCTCCAAGGACGAGGCCAGCAAGTTCAAAGCCGCGGCTGCAGCTTCGATCTCTGCTGCATTTTACCAGGCTTCCGTCAAGTCCAGCTACGAGACGCAAGAAAAAAGACTAAGGAGTCAAAAGAGCAGAATCTCAAGAATACTATTGCTTGGGAAGCTACGGGAGGTGATACACTTTTGTGCAACAA CCCTCCCAGATGGTGCGCCACCGTCGGTTAAT CAAGACGAGGCAGTCTCCCTATACCAATTCTTAGCCTGCTTCCCAAGAGTTGGACCGGAGATTATTGAACGTTTTGAGTTGAGTGCAGAGGACGAGTTCACTgctgagaaggaaaaggaacatGATAGAAGGCAGGCGGatcgaagaaagaaagaagaggaacgGTTGAAGAAGGGTCCACGCCAGGTTTTTTCACTATTTGAGCCCGGTTCAGGACGCTACATTCATGTCGAGAATGACAGCAACGATCTCT CCAAACATATCGCAGACGAATACGATTCTAAACAATACCCAGACATTAAAGGTCTTGTAGACACTGTGGAAAAGCCCAGGGCAACAATCAAATGCATTTCCACAGAGTCAAACAAAAGCACCGAATTTATGGCTAGCAAGCCATACGACAAGTATGAAAAACAGGCT CTCAAATTCGGGCAAAGCTTCGAAGTCCAATCACGCGGCCATACCCATCTCGAATGGCTCAATGCTACCCCCACAACTCCTGAGCTGGAGAATGAGGCAAAGATACATCGATGGATCTGGTTGTTCGAGGTTCCCGGTGGCTCATTCTGCCTTTGGGACGCGAATAATCCCGATAACACGGGCTATATCAAGGACGGCGCCTCAGTTTACGTCGGCTTGGATAATTACACCATTGACGAGATAACATCACCAGGATTCCTCACGTTGAAGGAATGGGTCCCTGCTCAAAGAGGGAGGTACTGGTTTGAGCCTATAAAATTCATTTACAAGACCCAGAATATCGTGGAATCTTGA
- a CDS encoding ankyrin repeat domain-containing protein (COG:M;~EggNog:ENOG410PG00;~InterPro:IPR002110,IPR036770,IPR020683;~PFAM:PF12796,PF00023,PF13637,PF13606;~go_function: GO:0005515 - protein binding [Evidence IEA]), translated as MDHQDALISVLPPKGPDRKKLLELVSGRTPLVCAVEIGHTGVIQLLLQYNEDINERDEVEGKTALHRAVESGNEEIIKLLLQSDADVEVADLNGHTPLCLAAAECQLAAVELLLKSNANVHVTNNKGRTPLALVIIGMAPEQETFPEKARIIQRLVENGSDIETRDEDGLTPLLTAACIGVVGLMEPLLKHGADVDARGPKGETALFSAVTWGNEEMAKLLLNYNANVNHYANFNTFDSILLTPLELTLSLPWDWGKRRVVEILLENGADLLERRGNFELSILGKAIGFGNLELTKLVLDHGGDIEQGRIHFPPLCFAAYQRQEGIVQLLIERGESLQRTDGRYGRNALSWAASRGNTAVFNRLLQTPGIGWDDADRIGRTPLFYAAVKGHDMFFKQLRLLGSDIHRQDRFGLTPLIVAVQHGHRDLIRQILDNHPLSQEPQDRFGRSLSWWIRATGNTWIRDLLIRYGMRLGDAQMGQEYSSPVKRAGKSSHECDVCTLPLSGKNRGREHGAGCEKYRICSACDHLGAKSEDFTQRDAFTG; from the coding sequence ATGGATCACCAAGATGCTTTGATCAGCGTTCTGCCTCCAAAGGGTCCAGACCGAAAGAAGCTACTCGAATTAGTATCTGGACGTACACCGCTGGTATGTGCCGTTGAAATCGGCCATACAGGGGTGATTCAACTATTGCTGCAGTACAACGAGGACATCAATGAGAGAGATGAGGTTGAGGGTAAGACGGCGCTACACAGGGCTGTTGAAAGCGGCAACGAGGAGATTATCAAGTTACTACTCCAGTCAGATGCTGATGTTGAGGTGGCTGATCTCAATGGGCACACACCACTCTGTCTTGCCGCAGCTGAATGTCAACTCGCGGCTGTAGAGCTACTCCTGAAGTCCAACGCCAACGTCCACGTCACCAACAACAAAGGCCGGACTCCGTTGGCCCTTGTCATCATCGGCATGGCCCCTGAACAAGAGACATTTCCTGAAAAGGCCAGAATCATTCAGCGTCTGGTTGAGAATGGGAGTGACATTGAGACCCGGGATGAAGATGGCCTTACTCCACTGCTCACAGCTGCGTGTATCGGTGTTGTGGGCTTGATGGAGCCGTTATTGAAGCACGGGGCGGACGTTGATGCCCGCGGTCCGAAAGGCGAGACAGCACTTTTTTCAGCCGTAACTTGGGGCAATGAGGAAATGGCGAAGCTCCTCCTCAATTATAATGCAAACGTCAATCATTATGCAAATTTCAACACTTTTGACTCTATTCTGCTGACGCCATTGGAATTGACACTATCCCTTCCCTGGGACTGGGGCAAGCGACGCGTCGTGGAAATATTATTGGAAAATGGAGCCGACCTGctggaaagaagaggaaattttGAATTGAGCATTTTGGGAAAAGCCATTGGCTTTGGCAACCTGGAGTTGACGAAGCTGGTTCTCGACCATGGAGGCGACATCGAGCAGGGCAGAATCCATTTTCCTCCTCTGTGCTTTGCCGCATATCAGCGACAGGAGGGCATAGTTCAACTCTTGATAGAACGTGGCGAATCTCTCCAAAGAACAGATGGCCGCTACGGACGAAATGCACTCTCCTGGGCGGCCTCTCGCGGCAATACAGCCGTGTTCAACCGGCTGTTACAGACCCCCGGAATTGGATGGGATGACGCGGATCGAATAGGCCGGACTCCACTATTCTATGCAGCTGTTAAAGGCCATGATATGTTCTTCAAACAGCTCAGATTGCTGGGAAGTGATATTCATCGCCAGGATCGATTTGGCCTTACGCCCTTGATTGTGGCTGTTCAACACGGTCATAGAGATCTGATCCGGCAGATCCTCGACAATCATCCGCTATCACAAGAGCCTCAAGATCGGTTTGGCCGCAGTCTATCATGGTGGATACGGGCGACGGGCAACACCTGGATTCGAGACCTCCTGATCAGGTATGGTATGCGACTGGGAGATGCACAGATGGGACAAGAGTACTCGTCTCCTGTCAAAAGGGCAGGAAAGTCATCACATGAATGCGATGTCTGTACCCTTCCTCTTTCTGGAAAAAATAGAGGTCGTGAACATGGTGCTGGATGCGAAAAGTATAGAATATGCTCAGCATGTGATCATCTTGGAGCAAAGAGTGAGGACTTTACACAGAGAGACGCATTTACAGGTTGA
- a CDS encoding mRNA-binding protein NAB2 (COG:H;~EggNog:ENOG410QE5T;~InterPro:IPR040366;~PFAM:PF14608;~go_function: GO:0008143 - poly(A) binding [Evidence IEA];~go_process: GO:0043488 - regulation of mRNA stability [Evidence IEA];~go_process: GO:1900364 - negative regulation of mRNA polyadenylation [Evidence IEA]), producing MTTAVAVGTPLAEALGHVIQPKLVEMGWSSEGGDDSALTEYVILMLVNGKTQEQIAGELSNDLLGLGEGDTQALDFSRWLFEQVDVLNRQINGGGAPSGDAHSIPTVAEQESGASQPWGDGGGQHVEMGDASMSDQIPTGPKAMRNGRGGRRGGMLNQINRSMDRTADSSLHRIRGQPGTGRINSHRDQRGNRFQNGGRRQMGGMGMQGNQMMNMNPQDQMHLMSLLEEQARMMAQIMPGFMPPAINPAFQQNGPQQGRSLFDRVERQGPRNFGNRGQQRNNGGDDMDITDQPKEEEQHDENNTNSPCRFNLRCTRADCPYAHQSPAAPPGAPIDPADHCTYGAACKNRKCTARHPSPAVKTAHQAEAMCKFFPNCANPNCHFKHPSMPLCRNGADCTTEGCEFTHLQTACKFNPCLNPTCPYKHAEGQRGSFGDKVWTADGQQKSHVSERKFVADENEEEELIKPGAGNEGSSQEIVT from the exons ATGACTACTGCAGTGGCCGTCGGAACTCCTCTTGCGGAGGCGCTGGGTCATGTTATCCAGCCCAAGCTGGTCGAAATGGGCTGGAGTTCCGAAGGGGGCGACGATTCAGCCTTGACCGAATATGTGATTCTGATGCTGGTCAACGGCAAGACGCAGGAGCAAATCGCCGGAGAACTTTCCAATGACTTGCTGGGGCTTGGCGAAGGGGATACACAGGCGTTGGACTTTTCGAGATGGTTGTTTGAGCAGGTCGATGTCTTGAACAGGCAAATTAACGGTGGGGGCGCGCCGTCGGGCGATGCTCATTCTATTCCGACAGTCGCGGAGCAGGAATCGGGTgcttctcagccttggggTGACGGAGGCGGACAGCATGTTGAGATGGGTGATGCATCAATGAGTGATCAAAT TCCGACCGGGCCAAAGGCAATGCGGAATGGTCGAGGAGGACGGAGAGGGGGCATGCTCAACCAAATTAACAGATCGATGGACCGTACCGCAGACTCCTCGTTACATCGCATTCGTGGTCAACCGGGCACTGGGCGCATAAACTCGCACCGTGACCAAAGGGGTAACCGTTTCCAGAATGGCGGCAGGCGACAGATGGGTGGAATGGGAATGCAAGGCAACCAGATGATGAACATGAACCCGCAAGATCAGATGCATCTTATGTCTTTATTGGAGGAACAGGCGAGAATGATGGCCCAGATCATGCCCGGATTCATGCCCCCGGCGATCAATCCGGCTTTCCAGCAGAACGGTCCTCAGCAGGGACGCTCGTTGTTCGATCGCGTTGAGCGCCAGGGGCCACGAAACTTTGGAAATCGGGGACAGCAGCGCAACAACGGCGGCGACGACATGGATATCACCGATCAGCCTaaggaggaagagcagcATGACgagaacaataccaactctCCTTGCCGCTTCAACCTTCGATGCACTCGGGCAGACTGCCCCTATGCGCACCAGTCCCCTGCGGCCCCACCGGGTGCCCCGATTGACCCGGCAGATCACTGTACGTATGGAGCAGCATGCAAGAACCGGAAATGCACTGCCCGTCATCCGTCGCCCGCAGTCAAAACGGCACACCAGGCAGAGGCGATGTGCAAATTCTTCCCCAACTGCGCAAACCCGAACTGCCACTTCAAGCACCCGTCTATGCCTCTCTGCCGCAACGGCGCCGACTGCACGACCGAAGGTTGCGAATTTACCCATCTTCAAACGGCGTGCAAGTTCAACCCTTGTCTTAACCCTACCTGCCCGTACAAGCATGCCGAGGGCCAGCGGGGTTCGTTCGGCGACAAGGTCTGGACGGCTGACGGTCAGCAGAAATCCCATGTCAGCGAGAGGAAATTTGTTGCCGAcgagaatgaagaggaagagctgATCAAGCCCGGTGCTGGCAACGAGGGTTCCTCTCAGGAGATCGTGACGTGA
- the hem14 gene encoding oxygen-dependent protoporphyrinogen oxidase (BUSCO:EOG092621GY;~COG:H;~EggNog:ENOG410PH5T;~InterPro:IPR002937,IPR004572,IPR036188;~PFAM:PF01593,PF13450;~go_function: GO:0004729 - oxygen-dependent protoporphyrinogen oxidase activity [Evidence IEA];~go_function: GO:0016491 - oxidoreductase activity [Evidence IEA];~go_process: GO:0006779 - porphyrin-containing compound biosynthetic process [Evidence IEA];~go_process: GO:0055114 - oxidation-reduction process [Evidence IEA]), protein MRLPCVPSRALRGLRAQSLLSRNGQRHSLPSGTRNYNAAVIGGGITGLTAASRLSQDPECSKVTLYEKSGRLGGWMLSERIPVDGGDVLFEYGPRTLRTAAPACLPLIDLILDMDLHDEVLLTKKDDPAARNRYVYYPDHLVRMPGPDPEAGFLQNAISVLGSLVSEPVFKNLIKGVVTEPLKLDLIPGPADESVAEFVTRRLHPDVADNLVSAVMHGIYAGDIDKLSAQALLGQIRTFETPDRGVIGSLLNIKSSGRAIVRVDDSLARRNAGPLKNIEYWKMLKTLVARSSALTFKNGVGQLSDALAAALDREEKVEVITNADVRAISKNSETSDLIVDYGENQSQTHNRVIATNPAPNLAQQLSQITQKDQKTPQSTINCLKQHNYVTTVMVVNLYYPNPDLLPVTGFGYLIPRSIPFDQNPERALGVIFGSDSSVGQDTAPGTKLTVMFGGHWWDDWLESDYPDHDRAVKMARSLLERHLNIKDEPILTRSKLQRNAIPQYTVGHVSRMQELSRSVRTDFNKRLTLAGSWYGGVGITDCVRQAYIASTLGVGAKKLDLEMDRPRFDPAEWELEGGLPMAPVQWVDVPLSEQ, encoded by the exons ATGCGGTTACCATGTGTCCCTAGCCGCGCATTGAGAGGACTCCGGGCGCAATCGTTGCTCTCCCGCAACGGCCAGAGGCACTCTCTGCCTAGCGGAACCAGGAACTATAATGCGGCGGTCATAGGCGGCGGCATCACCGGCCTAACGGCGGCCTCACGACTGTCGCAGGACCCGGAATGCTCGAAGGTGACGTTGTATGAGAAGTCCGGACGTTTAGGGGGTTGGATGCTGTCTGAGAGGATTCCAGTTGACGGGGGAGATGTCCTATTTGAGTACGGCCCGCGGACCTTGAGGACTGCGGCACCTGCTTGTCTTCCGTTGATTGATTTG ATACTTGACATGGACCTTCATGACGAAGTTCTTTTGACGAAGAAGGATGACCCCGCGGCTCGCAATCGCTATGTCTACTACCCCGATCACCTCGTCCGCATGCCAGGCCCTGATCCGGAAGCGGGGTTTCTACAGAATGCGATCTCGGTCCTAGGCAGCTTAGTCTCCGAGCCGGTATTCAAGAACCTCATCAAAGGCGTCGTCACAGAACCATTAAAACTGGACCTCATCCCGGGCCCTGCAGATGAATCCGTTGCGGAGTTCGTCACTCGCAGACTCCACCCCGACGTCGCCGATAACCTTGTATCCGCCGTCATGCATGGAATATATGCGGGTGATATTGATAAGCTGAGTGCGCAGGCCCTTCTGGGACAAATCCGGACGTTTGAGACTCCGGACCGGGGGGTCATCGGGTCCCTGTTGAATATCAAGAGTTCGGGGAGAGCGATTGTGCGCGTGGATGACTCTTTGGCTCGGAGGAATGCGGGCCCGTTGAAGAACATTGAGTATTGGAAGATGCTGAAGACATTGGTTGCGAGGTCTAGCGCATTGACTTTCAAAAATGGGGTTGGGCAGCTGTCTGATGCTCTGGCTGCAGCTTTGGATAGGGAGGAGAAGGTGGAGGTTATCACTAATGCTGATGTTAGAGCTATCAGTAAGAATTCGGAGACTTCTGACTTGATT GTCGACTACGGAGAGAACCAATCTCAAACACACAACCgggtcattgctaccaaccCAGCTCCAAACCTAGCTCAACAGCTCAGTCAAATTACCCAGAAAGACCAGAAAACCCCACAGAGTACAATCAATTGTCTCAAGCAGCACAACTATGTGACTACAGTCATGGTTGTCAACCTATACTATCCAAACCCAGACCTCCTCCCCGTCACCGGTTTCGGCTATCTCATCCCCCGATCAATCCCCTTTGACCAAAACCCAGAGCGAGCATTAGGCGTGATCTTCGGTTCCGACTCCAGCGTCGGCCAGGACACCGCCCCCGGCACCAAACTAACAGTAATGTTCGGTGGCCACTGGTGGGACGACTGGTTAGAATCCGACTACCCCGATCATGACAGAGCCGTAAAAATGGCCCGCTCTCTCCTCGAACGACACCTAAACATCAAAGATGAACCAATCCTTACCCGCAGCAAACTGCAACGCAACGCCATCCCCCAGTACACCGTGGGCCATGTGTCGCGCATGCAGGAGCTCTCACGGTCCGTCCGTACCGACTTCAACAAACGGCTTACCCTGGCGGGATCCTGGTATGGCGGTGTTGGAATCACGGATTGTGTCCGGCAGGCGTATATAGCTTCGACATTGGGTGTTGGGGCAAAGAAGTTGGATCTTGAGATGGACCGTCCCAGGTTTGATCCTGCGGAGTGGGAGTTGGAGGGTGGATTGCCGATGGCTCCGGTTCAGTGGGTTGATGTTCCTCTATCGGAGCAGTAA
- a CDS encoding putative RNA binding protein Pym (COG:A;~EggNog:ENOG410PNAY;~InterPro:IPR015362,IPR036348,IPR039333;~PFAM:PF09282;~go_process: GO:1903259 - exon-exon junction complex disassembly [Evidence IEA]) yields MADSAQVTKSGIATDASTGERYIPSSVRADGSRRREIRVRPGYKPPEDVELYRNKAALAWKNRSQGGVPGTEGLKSDTSDSAAKSGSNTNTTTAASNKNAKRREAKKKAKAEGESSGDGRRNIAELDNWRSFAASNGGDKKKIEDGAQKTAEKTTEKTTEEAPVDSGAENEKKARNLKKKLRQARDLRDKKQQGESLLPEQLDKIIKINELVHQLGSLGFDSNGDKKGADGEGEQEKESA; encoded by the coding sequence ATGGCGGATTCCGCGCAAGTCACCAAGTCCGGAATCGCGACTGATGCGTCAACCGGAGAACGATACATTCCCTCCTCCGTCCGCGCAGATGGTTCCAGACGCCGCGAAATCCGAGTCCGACCGGGCTATAAACCCCCGGAAGACGTCGAATTGTACAGGAACAAGGCTGCACTGGCGTGGAAAAACCGTTCTCAGGGCGGGGTGCCAGGTACTGAGGGGCTGAAGAGCGACACCTCCGACTCTGCTGCGAAAAGCGGAAGCAATACGAATACTACAACCGCAGCGAGCAACAAGAATGCGAAACGCAgagaggcgaagaagaaggctaaGGCAGAAGGCGAATCTAGTGGTGATGGTAGGAGGAACATCGCTGAGCTTGATAACTGGCGCTCTTTCGCTGCGAGCAATGGCGGTGACAAGAAAAAGATCGAGGATGGTGCTCAGAAGACCGCTGAAAAGACCACTGAGAAGACCACTGAAGAAGCACCTGTCGACTCTGGAGCAGAGAACGAGAAGAAGGCACGGAATCTGAAAAAGAAACTCAGACAGGCACGCGATCTGCGGGACAAGAAGCAGCAAGGCGAATCCTTGCTTCCGGAGCAGCTGGATAAAATCATCAAGATCAACGAATTGGTGCATCAACTGGGTTCACTTGGTTTCGACTCAAATGGCGATAAGAAGGGCGcggatggagaaggagaacAAGAGAAGGAGAGTGCTTAA
- a CDS encoding cytochrome b-c1 complex subunit 9 (COG:C;~EggNog:ENOG410PTB6;~InterPro:IPR008027,IPR036656;~PFAM:PF05365;~go_component: GO:0005743 - mitochondrial inner membrane [Evidence IEA];~go_component: GO:0005750 - mitochondrial respiratory chain complex III [Evidence IEA];~go_process: GO:0006122 - mitochondrial electron transport, ubiquinol to cytochrome c [Evidence IEA]) → MAGIAEVIYQSIIRKNAIFLTSIFTGAFAFEIAFDSASNKIWDTINRGRQWKDIKPMYLNKADDEDEDDE, encoded by the exons ATGGCTGGA ATCGCTGAAGTCATTTACCA ATCCATCATCCGCAAGAACGCCATCTTCCTGACCAGCATCTTCACCGGTGCTTTCGCATTCGAGAT TGCCTTCGACTCGGCATCGAACAAGATCTGGGACACCATCAACCGCGGC CGGCAATGGAAGGACATCAAGCCCATGTACCTTAACAAGgcggacgatgaagatgaggacgaCGAGTAA